The DNA sequence CCCCCTACACCGATTTGGTGCATCATGCCTTGTGCATCATTGCACGCGGAAGTCGTTGAGGTTGAACGGTCCGTTGGAGGGCGGTGCCTTGGGCATGATCGCCCAGAGGATCAGGTAGAGGAGGATGCCGGGGAAGGCGGCGGAAAGGGCGGAGAGGATGATGTAGCCGATGCGGAGCCCGCTCGGTGCCCAGCCCAGCCGCTCCGCGATGCCGCCGAGCACGCCCGCCAGGACGCGGTCGTGCGAGCGAGTGAGGCGGTTCGGCGTCTCTTTCATCGGCCGGAGTTGGCGGCTGCGGGAGATGGATCGAGGGGAGGCGGGCATCGGCGGGGAGGCCGATGCCCGCTTTCGTGCCGACGAGCTACAGCAGCACGCGCTCGGCGGTGGCGTCGCCGTCCAGGAGGGAGACGACGGTCTGGGCGATCATCTCCGGGCTGGTCCACTGCGACGGGTCGGCGCCGGGCATGGCGGCGCGGTTGGCCTGGGTGTCCACGGTGCCGGGGAGCAGCACGTTGGCGCGGATGCGCTGCTCGACGTACTCGGCGGCCATCGCTTCGACCATGGTGAGCAGCGCCTGCTTGGATGCGGCGTAGGCGGCCATCTGCGCCGGCTTCTCCACCGCGGCGCGGGCCGAGACGAAGACGAGCGCGCCGCCGCCGCCCTGTTTCAGCAGCTGCCGGAGCGCGGCGCGGCCCACGAGGAAGGCCGAGCGCACGTTGACCTCCATCATTCGGTCCCACACCTCCACCGGCGTCGCGTCCAGCCGCATGCCACCGGCGTAGGCGCCCACCAGGTGCACCACGCCGTCCAGCCGCCC is a window from the Longimicrobiaceae bacterium genome containing:
- a CDS encoding SDR family NAD(P)-dependent oxidoreductase, which encodes MSDSVVLVTGGAGNIGRTVTAAVLASGARVAVPLHKGDRPDALDALKAQYGQKLNFFALDLTTERGAKAAVDGTVEWAGRLDGVVHLVGAYAGGMRLDATPVEVWDRMMEVNVRSAFLVGRAALRQLLKQGGGGALVFVSARAAVEKPAQMAAYAASKQALLTMVEAMAAEYVEQRIRANVLLPGTVDTQANRAAMPGADPSQWTSPEMIAQTVVSLLDGDATAERVLL
- a CDS encoding PspC domain-containing protein — protein: MKETPNRLTRSHDRVLAGVLGGIAERLGWAPSGLRIGYIILSALSAAFPGILLYLILWAIMPKAPPSNGPFNLNDFRVQ